A window of the Paraburkholderia sp. ZP32-5 genome harbors these coding sequences:
- a CDS encoding type II toxin-antitoxin system ParD family antitoxin → MSTMNIILPDSLKEHVDEQVGSGGYVTSSEYVRELIRKDHDRKRLRAMIVEGATSGLAGPADADYFESLRARVRTSRK, encoded by the coding sequence ATGAGCACGATGAACATTATCCTTCCCGATTCGCTGAAAGAACACGTCGACGAGCAGGTCGGTAGCGGCGGCTACGTCACAAGCAGCGAATACGTCCGCGAACTGATCCGCAAGGACCATGATCGCAAACGCCTGCGCGCGATGATCGTGGAGGGCGCAACGTCGGGCCTCGCGGGTCCGGCCGATGCCGACTACTTCGAATCGCTGCGCGCCCGCGTGCGTACTTCGCGCAAATGA
- a CDS encoding sensor histidine kinase encodes MRSRPTRLLANAVLVFSVALLIAAGLWYMFADGLQPSNASVHLTRADWQTIKANGMTPPPLTLDTRSLPDAWQPVVLPQAMPATRPKAKPGSPVNTIGGVTWIRVPTRGLSLPAGPLVLYGSRIRTDGTIAIYADGQLIYRAQKQGPLWDSLFTPLWVELDRHNGDAPLDEILIRLEHTPTAQVGVASLWLGTADALRVRYYMRQWLQRELPVMLSTSFLMVGIFALCVWFWRREETGYLLFFNLAATSFVGHLHYYASVPITDDWFAWLTQNALFWLIMVIHFFLCQLHGRPLKWLTRAVVGTTAAITLLTLPVVGILPVLPNTPVIVPLIYGVGILMGATVGVVGVLIAWRRSWEARLLAAGVGVCTLLGVSDWLMHNNVVSQEGWFLGAYMNAVTFAMFGYLMYRRYVNAIVQVERVNASLAQRLREREAELEESHRLLREAERHQTISDERRRLMQDMHDGLGSSLISAIRSVERGGASSPDVSGILKRCLEDLKLTIDSMEPVEADLLLLLATLRFRLEPRLEGSGIALLWEVRELPPLAWLDPSSALHILRIVQESIANILHHTRASEIRVSTVAQADGVQVVIEDNGQGFDVQRALAAEGKGRGLQNQQRRAQAVDGAAAWVSGPEGTRFTLWLPLERVARSA; translated from the coding sequence TTGAGATCCCGTCCCACGCGGCTGCTCGCCAATGCCGTGCTCGTCTTTTCCGTCGCGCTGCTGATTGCGGCTGGCCTCTGGTATATGTTCGCCGATGGTCTGCAGCCATCCAACGCGAGCGTGCACCTCACACGCGCCGACTGGCAGACGATCAAGGCAAACGGCATGACCCCGCCGCCGCTGACGCTCGACACCCGGTCGCTGCCCGATGCCTGGCAACCTGTCGTGCTGCCCCAGGCGATGCCCGCGACTCGCCCGAAGGCAAAACCGGGTAGCCCCGTCAATACGATCGGCGGCGTCACGTGGATACGCGTCCCGACCCGAGGGCTGTCCCTGCCGGCCGGACCGCTGGTGCTGTACGGCAGCCGCATCAGGACCGACGGCACCATCGCCATCTATGCCGATGGCCAGTTGATCTACCGTGCGCAGAAGCAGGGGCCGCTGTGGGACAGCCTGTTCACGCCGCTCTGGGTCGAACTGGACAGACACAACGGCGACGCCCCGCTCGATGAAATCCTGATCCGCCTCGAACACACACCGACAGCGCAAGTCGGCGTCGCGTCGCTGTGGCTCGGCACCGCCGATGCGCTGCGGGTTCGCTACTACATGCGCCAATGGCTGCAGCGCGAATTGCCGGTCATGCTGAGCACGTCGTTTCTGATGGTCGGCATCTTTGCGCTGTGCGTGTGGTTCTGGCGCCGCGAGGAAACCGGCTACCTGCTGTTCTTCAACCTCGCGGCGACGTCGTTCGTCGGTCACCTCCATTACTACGCGAGCGTGCCGATCACCGATGACTGGTTTGCCTGGCTGACCCAGAACGCGCTGTTCTGGCTGATCATGGTCATCCATTTTTTCTTGTGCCAGCTACACGGCCGTCCGCTGAAGTGGCTCACACGCGCCGTGGTCGGCACCACCGCGGCGATCACGCTGCTGACGCTGCCCGTGGTCGGCATCTTGCCCGTGCTGCCGAACACGCCCGTGATCGTTCCGTTGATCTACGGGGTCGGCATTCTGATGGGCGCGACGGTCGGCGTGGTCGGCGTGCTGATTGCCTGGCGCCGCTCGTGGGAAGCCCGGCTGCTGGCGGCGGGCGTCGGCGTGTGTACGTTGCTGGGCGTATCCGACTGGCTGATGCACAACAACGTGGTCAGTCAGGAGGGCTGGTTTCTCGGCGCCTACATGAATGCCGTCACGTTCGCGATGTTCGGCTATCTGATGTACCGGCGCTACGTGAATGCGATTGTCCAGGTGGAACGGGTCAACGCCAGTCTGGCGCAGCGTCTGCGAGAACGTGAAGCCGAGCTGGAGGAAAGCCACAGGCTGCTGCGCGAGGCCGAGCGGCACCAGACTATCAGCGACGAGCGGCGCCGCCTGATGCAGGACATGCACGACGGCCTGGGCTCGTCGCTGATCAGCGCGATCCGCTCCGTCGAGCGCGGCGGCGCAAGTAGCCCGGATGTATCGGGCATCCTCAAACGCTGCCTGGAAGATTTGAAGCTGACCATCGATTCGATGGAGCCGGTCGAGGCCGACCTGCTGCTGTTGCTGGCCACGCTGCGCTTCCGGCTGGAACCGCGGCTGGAGGGTTCCGGCATCGCCTTGTTATGGGAAGTGCGGGAACTGCCGCCGCTCGCGTGGCTCGACCCTTCCAGCGCGTTGCATATCCTGCGTATCGTGCAGGAGAGCATCGCCAATATCCTGCACCACACGCGCGCCAGCGAGATCCGTGTGAGTACGGTCGCGCAGGCGGACGGCGTGCAGGTGGTCATCGAGGATAACGGCCAGGGCTTCGATGTGCAGCGCGCGCTGGCCGCCGAGGGCAAGGGACGTGGTCTGCAAAATCAGCAGCGCCGGGCGCAGGCTGTCGACGGTGCTGCTGCCTGGGTATCGGGACCGGAGGGAACGCGGTTTACGCTTTGGTTGCCGTTGGAGCGTGTTGCGCGGTCTGCTTAG
- a CDS encoding response regulator transcription factor, with protein MQSTHAGSEPRSIHVAIVEDDPSFREALSLAIQAAPDMRLAGVATTRAEGLAMLREPPADVLLVDLGLPDGSGIDVIRAAAQQWPGCSSMVSTNFGDETHVMRSIEAGAAGYLLKDSSPTRMADEIRSLASGGSPISPIIARQILARFQQGSVSTATAPAPEPATAPAGLLSAREKEVLDYITKGFTTQEIARLMELSHFTVRSFVRRIYGKLEVNSKAEAIFEARTLGLLGD; from the coding sequence ATGCAATCCACCCACGCCGGCTCCGAGCCGCGCTCCATCCACGTCGCGATCGTCGAGGACGACCCCAGCTTCCGCGAAGCGCTGAGCCTGGCCATCCAGGCCGCGCCGGACATGCGGCTGGCGGGCGTCGCGACCACGCGCGCCGAAGGCCTCGCCATGCTGCGGGAGCCGCCCGCCGATGTACTGCTCGTCGACCTCGGCCTGCCGGATGGCTCCGGCATCGATGTGATCCGCGCGGCCGCGCAGCAGTGGCCGGGCTGCAGCAGCATGGTCAGCACCAACTTCGGCGACGAGACGCACGTGATGCGCTCGATCGAGGCCGGCGCGGCCGGCTACCTGCTCAAGGACAGCTCCCCCACCCGCATGGCCGACGAGATCCGCAGCCTCGCCAGTGGCGGTAGCCCGATCAGTCCGATCATCGCGCGGCAAATCCTCGCGCGGTTCCAGCAGGGTTCGGTCAGCACAGCGACGGCTCCCGCTCCTGAACCGGCCACCGCGCCGGCCGGCTTGCTGTCGGCGCGCGAGAAGGAAGTGCTGGACTACATCACCAAGGGCTTCACGACCCAGGAAATCGCCCGGCTGATGGAGCTGTCCCACTTCACCGTGCGCAGCTTCGTTCGGCGCATCTACGGCAAGCTCGAAGTCAACTCGAAAGCCGAAGCCATCTTCGAAGCCAGAACGTTGGGGCTGCTCGGCGACTGA
- a CDS encoding efflux RND transporter periplasmic adaptor subunit has translation MSETVSPPPKRSRRGLIVVAIILLVLIVLVVAHVLTRKKPARENPAIVVTVTRATTGSMPVTLSELGTVTPTATVTVLPQLSGYLTEVGYHEGQEVQKGQFLAQIDPRQYQISKQQAEATLAKDRASLAQARADLERYTQLNERKSIAQQTFADQQFLVQQDEAAVKSDLANIAQFDLDLAYCRITAPIAGKVGLRLVDPGNYVTASSTTGIVVITTVKPTTVQFTVPQDSLASIVQRLNTGAKLPVTAYSSDNAREIATGTLYAVSNQMATATGTVTLRATFANDDEALFPNEFVNVKLLVDTMQNAVLVPTAAVQTGAPGDFVYLVNSNSTVSVHKVKPGPSDGKNTVILSGLAEGNEVVTDGMDRLSDGAKIQPASAKAAAAAAAGVSSASAASAPHASAASTAAASS, from the coding sequence ATGAGCGAAACCGTGTCCCCGCCGCCGAAGCGTTCCCGACGCGGGCTCATCGTGGTCGCGATAATCTTGCTGGTGCTGATCGTACTGGTCGTGGCTCACGTGCTGACCCGCAAGAAGCCCGCGCGCGAGAACCCGGCGATCGTCGTCACCGTGACCCGCGCGACGACCGGCTCGATGCCGGTCACGCTGAGCGAACTCGGCACCGTCACACCGACGGCCACCGTCACCGTGCTGCCGCAACTGAGCGGCTACCTGACCGAAGTCGGCTATCACGAAGGCCAGGAGGTGCAGAAAGGCCAGTTCCTCGCGCAGATCGATCCGCGTCAATACCAGATCAGCAAGCAGCAGGCCGAGGCGACCCTCGCGAAAGACCGCGCGTCGCTCGCGCAGGCGCGCGCCGATCTGGAGCGTTACACGCAGTTGAACGAGCGCAAGTCGATTGCGCAGCAGACCTTCGCGGACCAGCAGTTCCTCGTGCAGCAGGACGAGGCGGCGGTGAAGTCCGATCTCGCCAACATCGCCCAGTTCGATCTCGACCTCGCCTATTGCCGCATTACCGCGCCGATCGCCGGCAAGGTCGGCCTGCGGCTCGTCGATCCGGGCAACTACGTGACCGCGTCGTCGACCACGGGCATTGTCGTCATCACGACGGTCAAGCCGACCACGGTGCAGTTCACGGTGCCGCAGGATTCGCTCGCCTCGATCGTGCAGCGCCTGAACACCGGCGCGAAGCTGCCGGTGACCGCGTATTCGAGCGACAACGCGCGCGAAATCGCGACCGGCACGCTGTACGCGGTCAGCAACCAGATGGCTACCGCGACCGGCACGGTGACGTTGCGCGCGACCTTCGCCAACGACGACGAAGCGCTGTTTCCGAACGAATTCGTCAACGTGAAGCTGCTGGTCGACACGATGCAGAACGCGGTGCTGGTGCCGACCGCCGCGGTGCAGACCGGCGCGCCCGGCGATTTCGTGTATCTGGTCAATTCGAATAGCACGGTGTCGGTGCACAAGGTCAAACCGGGCCCGAGCGACGGTAAGAACACGGTGATCCTGTCGGGTCTCGCGGAGGGTAACGAGGTCGTCACCGACGGCATGGACCGGCTGTCCGACGGCGCGAAGATCCAGCCGGCCAGCGCGAAAGCCGCGGCCGCGGCCGCGGCTGGGGTGTCCAGCGCGAGCGCTGCTTCGGCGCCGCACGCATCGGCCGCCTCGACCGCGGCCGCTTCGTCGTAA
- a CDS encoding efflux RND transporter permease subunit, whose amino-acid sequence MNISRLFILRPVATLLLMIALVLIGLIAMRVLPVSSLPNVDYPTIQVQTFYPGASPSVMATTVTAPLEVQLGEIPGLQQMTSYSSDGASVITLQFDLSLNLDIAEQNVQQAINASNSYLPAGLPAPPTYAKVNPADLPILTLAVTSKSMSLTQLQDVANNRLGTKISEVSGVGVVTASGGNVPAIRVEADPHKLAAYGLNIDDLRTLLSYVNVSQPKGNFDGPDLDYTINGNDQISDPKDYLNTVIAYQNGSPVFMRDVARVSQAAQDVERGAWYNGSPAIILNVQRRPGANVIATVNQIMKELPQLESTLPAGMKVTVVSDSTGVIRSSVRDAAFELILAIVLVVAVIFVFLRNVPATLIPSVSVPVSLIGTLAVMYQLNYSIDNLSLMALIIATGFVVDDSIVMIENIVRYLEEGMTPLEAALEGAGQIGFTILSLTISLIAVLIPLLFMGGVIGRLFSEFAVTLAVTIVISAIVSLTVVPMLCARMLRAQAERHPSRFERISEGLFDKTLAAYERGLKWVLDHQVLTLMVAIGTVVLTGVLYVVIPKGLFPVQDVGVIQGISVADNSASYAAMVKRQSALAEVILKDPDVTSLTSYVGIDGINTTLNNGRFLINLRDRDERSDTAQEIARRLAGEVAQVPGVKLYMQPEQDLTLDTTVSPNQYSFVLRGPSQQAFQKYVPDLVARLKKISSLEDVQSDLNTDGLSVNVEVNRQLAARFGITPATIDNALYDALGQRIVSTIFEQSNQYRVILVAKPETMPTVQSIGNLYLPSQTSSTGQVPLSGIAKIEIQKAPLVISHLAQFPSVTISFNLAKGASLSTAVRDIHAAEQAVNLPPSITSSLQGASAAFEDSLSSEVYLLIAALVAVYIVLGVLYESFIHPVTILSTLPSAGIGALLALMLAGSDLDVIGIIGIVLLIGIVKKNAIMMVDFALDAERNHGKPPREAIFEASLLRFRPILMTTLAAMLGALPMLLGTGTGSELRRPLGLAIIGGLTLSQVLTLFTTPVIYLFFDRMAARVRRWREKRSGQKGNEPDAQPPEGGAEGAP is encoded by the coding sequence ATGAACATTTCCCGTCTGTTCATTCTCCGTCCGGTCGCGACGCTGCTGCTGATGATCGCGCTCGTGCTGATCGGTCTGATCGCGATGCGCGTGCTGCCGGTGTCGTCGCTGCCGAACGTCGACTATCCTACGATTCAGGTGCAGACCTTCTACCCGGGCGCGAGCCCGAGCGTGATGGCGACCACGGTCACCGCGCCGCTCGAAGTGCAGCTCGGCGAGATTCCGGGCCTGCAGCAGATGACCTCGTACAGCTCGGACGGCGCGTCCGTGATCACGCTGCAGTTCGATCTGTCGCTGAACCTCGATATCGCCGAGCAGAACGTGCAGCAGGCGATCAACGCGTCGAATAGCTATCTGCCCGCGGGTCTGCCGGCGCCGCCGACCTACGCGAAGGTCAATCCCGCCGACCTGCCGATCCTGACGCTCGCGGTCACGTCGAAGTCGATGTCGCTGACGCAATTGCAGGACGTCGCGAACAATCGCCTCGGCACGAAGATTTCGGAGGTGTCGGGCGTCGGTGTCGTGACCGCGAGCGGCGGCAACGTGCCGGCGATTCGCGTCGAAGCGGACCCGCACAAACTCGCTGCGTACGGCCTGAATATCGACGATCTGCGCACGCTGCTCAGCTACGTCAACGTGAGCCAGCCGAAGGGCAATTTCGACGGTCCCGATCTCGACTACACGATCAACGGCAACGACCAGATCAGCGACCCGAAGGACTATCTGAACACGGTGATCGCCTATCAGAACGGCTCGCCGGTGTTCATGCGCGACGTCGCGCGCGTGAGCCAGGCCGCGCAGGATGTCGAGCGCGGCGCGTGGTACAACGGCTCGCCGGCGATCATCCTGAACGTGCAGCGGCGCCCCGGCGCCAACGTGATCGCCACCGTCAACCAGATCATGAAGGAGCTGCCGCAGCTCGAATCGACGTTGCCGGCCGGCATGAAAGTGACGGTGGTGTCGGACAGCACCGGCGTAATCCGCTCGTCGGTCCGCGATGCCGCGTTCGAGCTGATTCTCGCAATCGTGCTGGTGGTCGCGGTGATCTTCGTGTTCCTGCGCAACGTGCCCGCGACGCTGATCCCGAGCGTCTCCGTACCGGTGTCGCTGATCGGCACGCTCGCGGTGATGTACCAGCTCAACTATTCGATCGACAACCTGTCGTTGATGGCGCTGATCATCGCGACCGGTTTCGTCGTCGACGATTCGATCGTGATGATCGAGAACATCGTGCGCTATCTGGAAGAGGGCATGACACCGCTCGAAGCCGCGCTCGAAGGCGCGGGGCAGATCGGCTTCACGATCCTGTCGCTGACCATCTCGCTGATCGCGGTGCTGATTCCGCTGCTGTTCATGGGCGGCGTGATCGGGCGTCTGTTCAGCGAATTCGCGGTGACGCTCGCGGTCACGATCGTGATCTCGGCGATCGTATCGCTGACGGTGGTGCCGATGCTGTGCGCGCGGATGCTGCGCGCGCAGGCCGAGCGGCATCCAAGCCGCTTCGAGCGCATCAGCGAGGGCCTGTTCGACAAGACGCTCGCCGCCTACGAGCGCGGCCTGAAGTGGGTGCTCGATCATCAGGTGCTGACGCTGATGGTGGCGATCGGCACGGTGGTGCTGACCGGCGTTCTATACGTAGTGATTCCGAAGGGTCTGTTTCCGGTGCAGGACGTCGGCGTGATCCAGGGGATCAGCGTCGCCGACAACTCGGCGTCGTACGCCGCGATGGTCAAGCGGCAGAGCGCGCTCGCCGAGGTGATCCTGAAGGACCCGGACGTCACGTCGTTGACGTCGTATGTCGGTATCGACGGTATCAATACGACGCTGAACAACGGCCGCTTCCTGATCAATCTGCGTGATCGCGACGAGCGCTCCGATACCGCGCAGGAAATCGCGCGGCGTCTCGCCGGGGAGGTCGCGCAAGTGCCCGGCGTGAAGCTCTATATGCAGCCCGAGCAGGATTTGACGCTCGACACGACGGTTTCGCCGAACCAGTACAGCTTCGTGTTGCGCGGGCCGAGCCAGCAGGCGTTCCAGAAGTACGTTCCGGATCTGGTCGCGCGGCTGAAGAAAATTTCGTCGCTCGAAGACGTGCAGAGCGATCTGAATACCGACGGCCTCAGCGTGAATGTCGAAGTGAACCGGCAACTGGCCGCGCGTTTCGGCATTACGCCCGCGACGATCGACAACGCGCTATACGACGCGCTTGGCCAGCGCATCGTATCGACGATCTTCGAGCAGTCGAACCAGTACCGCGTGATTCTGGTCGCGAAGCCGGAAACGATGCCGACCGTTCAGTCGATCGGCAATCTCTATCTGCCGAGCCAGACCAGCAGCACGGGCCAGGTGCCGCTGTCGGGTATCGCGAAGATCGAAATACAGAAGGCGCCGCTCGTCATCAGCCATCTTGCGCAGTTCCCGTCGGTGACGATCTCGTTCAATCTCGCGAAGGGCGCGTCGCTGAGCACGGCGGTCAGGGATATTCACGCGGCCGAGCAGGCGGTCAACCTGCCGCCGTCGATCACGTCATCGCTGCAAGGCGCGAGCGCCGCGTTCGAGGATTCGCTGTCCAGCGAGGTCTATCTGCTGATCGCGGCACTCGTTGCCGTGTATATCGTGCTCGGCGTGCTGTACGAGAGCTTCATCCATCCGGTCACGATCCTGTCCACGCTGCCGTCCGCCGGCATCGGTGCGTTGCTCGCGCTGATGCTCGCGGGCAGCGATCTCGACGTGATCGGCATCATCGGTATCGTGCTGCTGATCGGCATCGTCAAGAAGAACGCGATCATGATGGTCGACTTCGCGCTCGACGCCGAACGCAATCACGGCAAGCCGCCGCGCGAGGCGATTTTCGAGGCGTCGCTGCTGCGCTTCCGGCCGATTCTGATGACCACGCTCGCGGCGATGCTCGGCGCGCTGCCGATGCTGCTCGGCACCGGCACGGGCTCGGAATTGCGCCGCCCGCTCGGCCTCGCGATCATCGGCGGCTTGACGCTGAGTCAGGTGCTGACGCTGTTCACGACGCCGGTCATCTATCTGTTCTTCGACCGGATGGCCGCGCGCGTCAGGCGCTGGCGTGAAAAGCGTAGTGGACAGAAGGGCAACGAGCCGGATGCACAGCCGCCTGAAGGTGGCGCGGAGGGCGCGCCGTGA
- a CDS encoding efflux RND transporter permease subunit: MNIPALFIRRPVATTLLAIAILISGTLAYFRLPVAPLPNMAFPVIVVQANMAGASPDIMASTVAEPLERRLGTIADVEELTSINNVGSSLIVIEFGLTRDINGAARDVEAAIQAARADLPTTLRANPSYRQYNPADAPIMVLSLTSDTLTKAQLYDSADSVIQQQLSQIRGVGQITLGGGALPSVRVELQPGKLNSYGIGMEDVRAAISAANADSAKGHLDVGDQRYVVTSNDQITHAAPYRDLVVAYRDGAPVQLRDVAEVRDSNENIRNAGLFNGKSAILVIVYPMPGSNVVQTVQQIRGVLPAIEATLPSSIHVGVAIDRSVSVTASVGDTERTLFIAVLLVVGVVFIFLQSPRATLVPAVALPLSIVGSFGPMYLLGYSIDNLSLMALTIGTGFVVDDAVVVLENVVRHMELGLSPKEAALKGAGEVGFTVISMTLSLIAVFLPILFFPGIVGLMFHEFAMTLSIAILISLVISLTVTPAMCAYVLSRNNAGHSKARWARWVERLFDRFKDAYARSLTAVLDHSLLVILLLFGLLIGNVFLLKLVPATLFPEQDTGILIGQIIADQSISFPAMQKKLAQLQSIVQKDPAVESVAGFTGGRSLNSASVFIELKPLAERHATATDVVNRLRPKLDEVSGARLFLQAQQDLRIGGRQSAAEYQYTLTSDDSAALFKWTPLLVTALSKQRGRLLDVNSDLQQHGLQTYVTINRATAARYGFAPNQIDNVLYDAFGQRTVSTIYNPLNQYFVVMEVAPEYWQYPQTLNQIYLSAASGNPTGTAATQMPGGTVSAKSTASTTASANTNSRNSNAQSNATNNSIANSKGGSSTGSADSTAAETMVPLSVMTSFSNSHTATQVNHQSGLVAATISFNLPAGGSLSQAGETIDSTMRELGVPASIHGSFAGAAAAYSQSMGIVPLLVLAALGVVYIVLGVLYESSIHPLTILSTLPSAFVGATLALLIFGTPLSVIAVIGVILLIGIVKKNGIMMVDVAIQLQREERMPARDAIHSAALIRLRPIMMTTFAAVLGAVPLAIGVGQGGSLRQPLGITVMGGLILSQMFTLYTTPVIYLYLDRLRARLVRWSDGLRWNRDASAAGEPRRPDKA, from the coding sequence GTGAACATCCCGGCGCTTTTTATCCGGCGGCCGGTGGCGACCACGCTGCTGGCCATCGCGATCCTGATCTCGGGCACGCTCGCGTATTTCCGTCTGCCGGTCGCGCCGCTGCCGAACATGGCGTTTCCGGTGATCGTCGTGCAGGCGAACATGGCCGGCGCGAGCCCGGACATCATGGCATCGACGGTGGCCGAGCCATTGGAGCGCAGGCTCGGGACGATCGCCGATGTCGAGGAACTGACGTCGATCAACAACGTCGGCTCCTCGCTGATCGTGATCGAATTCGGTCTCACGCGCGATATCAACGGCGCCGCGCGCGACGTCGAGGCGGCGATCCAGGCCGCGCGCGCCGATCTGCCGACTACGTTGCGCGCCAATCCGAGCTATCGCCAGTACAACCCGGCCGATGCGCCGATCATGGTGCTGTCGCTGACGTCCGACACGCTGACCAAGGCGCAGCTCTACGATTCCGCCGATTCGGTGATCCAGCAGCAGTTGTCGCAGATACGCGGCGTCGGGCAGATCACGCTCGGCGGCGGCGCGCTGCCGTCGGTGCGCGTCGAGTTGCAGCCGGGCAAGCTGAACAGCTACGGCATCGGCATGGAGGACGTGCGCGCGGCGATCAGCGCGGCGAATGCCGATAGCGCGAAGGGCCACCTTGACGTCGGCGACCAGCGCTACGTCGTAACCTCCAACGATCAGATCACGCATGCGGCGCCGTATCGCGATCTTGTCGTCGCGTATCGCGACGGCGCGCCGGTGCAATTGCGCGATGTCGCCGAGGTGCGCGACTCGAACGAAAACATCCGAAACGCAGGGCTGTTCAACGGCAAGTCGGCGATTCTCGTGATCGTCTATCCGATGCCGGGCAGCAATGTCGTGCAGACCGTGCAGCAGATTCGCGGCGTGCTGCCGGCGATCGAGGCGACATTGCCGAGCAGCATTCATGTGGGCGTGGCGATCGACCGCTCGGTGTCGGTCACCGCATCGGTGGGCGATACCGAGCGCACGCTTTTTATCGCGGTGCTGCTGGTGGTCGGCGTCGTGTTCATCTTCCTGCAGTCGCCGCGCGCGACGCTGGTGCCGGCGGTGGCGTTGCCGCTGTCGATCGTCGGCAGCTTCGGGCCGATGTATCTGCTCGGCTATAGCATCGACAATCTGTCGCTGATGGCGCTGACGATCGGCACCGGCTTCGTCGTCGACGACGCGGTGGTTGTATTAGAGAACGTCGTGCGCCATATGGAGCTGGGGCTCAGTCCGAAAGAGGCCGCATTGAAGGGCGCGGGCGAAGTCGGCTTCACGGTGATCTCGATGACGCTGTCGCTGATCGCGGTGTTTCTGCCGATCCTGTTCTTTCCGGGCATCGTCGGCCTGATGTTCCATGAGTTCGCGATGACGCTGTCGATCGCGATCCTGATTTCGCTGGTGATCTCGTTGACGGTCACGCCTGCGATGTGCGCGTACGTGCTGAGCCGCAACAACGCCGGTCACTCGAAGGCGCGTTGGGCGCGCTGGGTCGAACGGTTGTTCGATCGATTCAAGGATGCCTATGCGCGCTCGCTGACGGCTGTACTCGATCATTCGTTGCTGGTGATTCTGCTGCTGTTCGGCTTGCTGATCGGCAATGTGTTCCTGCTGAAGCTGGTGCCGGCCACGCTGTTTCCCGAACAGGACACCGGCATCCTGATCGGCCAGATCATCGCGGATCAAAGCATCTCGTTTCCGGCGATGCAGAAGAAGCTCGCGCAATTGCAGTCGATCGTGCAGAAGGACCCGGCGGTCGAATCGGTTGCGGGCTTCACCGGAGGGCGCTCGCTCAATAGCGCCAGCGTGTTTATCGAATTGAAGCCGCTTGCGGAGCGTCACGCTACGGCGACGGACGTCGTGAACCGCCTGCGGCCGAAGCTCGACGAAGTATCGGGCGCGCGGCTCTTCTTGCAGGCGCAACAGGATCTGCGCATCGGCGGCCGGCAGTCGGCGGCCGAATACCAGTACACGCTGACGAGCGACGATTCCGCCGCGCTATTCAAATGGACGCCGCTGCTCGTTACCGCGCTATCGAAGCAGCGCGGACGGCTGCTCGACGTGAACTCCGATTTGCAGCAGCACGGCCTGCAGACCTACGTGACGATCAATCGCGCGACGGCGGCGCGCTACGGCTTCGCGCCGAACCAGATCGACAACGTGCTGTACGACGCGTTCGGGCAGCGCACCGTGTCGACGATCTATAACCCGCTGAACCAGTACTTCGTCGTGATGGAGGTGGCGCCCGAGTACTGGCAGTATCCGCAGACGCTGAACCAGATCTATCTGAGCGCGGCGTCGGGCAATCCGACCGGCACCGCGGCCACGCAGATGCCGGGCGGCACGGTGTCGGCGAAGAGCACGGCAAGTACGACCGCTTCGGCGAATACCAACTCGCGCAACTCGAACGCGCAGTCGAATGCGACCAACAACAGCATCGCCAACAGCAAGGGCGGCAGCTCGACCGGCAGCGCGGACAGTACCGCGGCCGAAACGATGGTGCCGTTGTCGGTGATGACGTCGTTTTCGAACAGCCATACGGCGACGCAGGTCAATCATCAGAGCGGTCTCGTTGCCGCGACGATCTCGTTCAACCTGCCGGCCGGCGGTTCGTTGAGCCAGGCGGGCGAGACGATCGACAGCACGATGCGCGAACTCGGCGTACCCGCGAGCATTCACGGTTCGTTCGCGGGCGCGGCGGCGGCCTATTCGCAATCGATGGGCATCGTGCCGCTGCTGGTTCTCGCGGCGCTCGGCGTCGTCTATATCGTGCTCGGCGTGCTGTACGAAAGCTCGATCCATCCGCTGACGATTCTGTCGACGCTGCCGTCCGCGTTCGTCGGCGCGACGCTCGCGCTGCTGATCTTCGGCACGCCACTGTCGGTGATCGCGGTGATCGGCGTGATTCTGCTGATCGGTATCGTCAAGAAGAACGGCATCATGATGGTCGACGTTGCAATTCAGTTGCAGCGCGAGGAGCGGATGCCGGCGCGCGACGCGATTCATTCGGCCGCGCTGATCCGCTTGCGGCCGATCATGATGACGACCTTCGCGGCCGTGCTCGGCGCGGTGCCGCTCGCGATCGGCGTCGGCCAGGGCGGCTCGCTGCGCCAGCCGCTCGGTATCACGGTGATGGGTGGACTGATCCTGAGCCAGATGTTTACGCTGTACACGACGCCGGTGATTTACCTGTACCTCGACCGCCTGCGCGCGAGGCTGGTCAGATGGTCCGACGGTTTGCGCTGGAACCGCGACGCGAGCGCGGCGGGAGAACCCCGACGACCGGATAAGGCATGA